Proteins encoded together in one Eublepharis macularius isolate TG4126 chromosome 2, MPM_Emac_v1.0, whole genome shotgun sequence window:
- the PKP3 gene encoding plakophilin-3 isoform X3, with protein sequence MRMLQKSHSAPRTNGAVLDYELKGGSISNGQYNTLQPSFSSRSQTNGTDHKGSLYQTKKGYNTMKTTNWSSRSAVDLRPNKRMASISNGVGSKGLNYGMNYTLSQGANSTSRPGSFHERSYRARQNCDTMSLRSLRLADGPGSPGGIADRYSIMSEQLDPLAQASLYKNRGSGNFTKSYTFERQMSAGSNAGMNGPINWMDGVDGPQNRTVIRAPAMRTLQRFQSNNRSRISGIQSSQGGAGNSYAGVIERSSRAPSVRSLADSNHHLQDLRAIDMYDGHNSLVTQQSFSGGFDDIDLPSAVKYLMAGDPNLQVLGAAYIQHKCYSDNDAKKQARSLQAVSKLVKLFNNSNQEVQRHATGAMRNLIYDNAENKLALVEENGIYELMRTLREQDDELRKNVTGILWNLSSSDTLKDRLARDTLEQLTDLILIPLSGSGTAAVIQQNASEAEIFYNSTGFLRNLSSASQQTRQKMRECHGLVDSMVNYINSSLEVGKSEDKSVENAVCVLRNLSYRLYDEMPPSSLQRLEGQRRNDGASMTSELVGCFSPQSKKARELYLNSDIVTFTEVSKDPKGMEWLWNPQIIGVYNRLLQRCELNKHTTEAASGALQNITAGDRRWAGVLSRVALEQERILNPVLDRVRTADHHQLRSLTGLIRNLSRNARNKDEMSTKVVSHLIEKLPGSLSDKWPPTDVVVNIIAVLNNLVVESPIAARDIVYFDGLRKLFFIKKKRDSSESEKSSRAASSLLTNMWQYSKLHRDYKTKGYRKEDFIGL encoded by the exons GTGGAAgtatctccaatggccaatacAATACACTGCAACCGAGCTTCAGCTCCAGATCCCAAACAAATGGCACAGATCACAAAGGCTCC CTGTATCAGACAAAGAAAGGTTACAATACCATGAAGACTACTAACTGGTCCTCCCGCTCAGCTGTGGACCTCAGGCCCAATAAGAGGATGGCCTCCATCAGCAATGGTGTTGGGTCCAAGGGCCTGAATTATGGCATGAATTACACCCTGTCTCAAGGTGCCAACTCTACTTCACGCCCTGGCTCTTTTCACGAACGAAGCTATCGGGCCCGTCAGAACTGTGACACGATGTCTCTACGCTCTCTGCGCTTGGCAGATGGGCCAGGTAGTCCTGGGGGCATAGCTGATCGCTACAGCATCATGTCTGAGCAGCTGGATCCATTGGCACAAGCATCTCTCTACAAAAACAGAGGAAGTGGCAACTTCACCAAATCCTACACCTTTGAAAGGCAGATGAGTGCTGGCTCTAATGCTGGCATGAACGGGCCTATCAACTGGATGGATGGTGTGGATGGTCCCCAAAACAGGACTGTCATTCGTGCACCAGCCATGCGCACCTTGCAGCGTTTCCAAAGCAACAACCGCTCCCGCATCAGCGGAATCCAGTCTTCCCAAGGAGGTGCTGGCAACTCTTACGCAGGTGTGATAGAACGGAGTTCCCGTGCTCCTTCTGTGCGTAGCTTGGCTGATTCCAACCATCATTTGCAAGACCTGCGTGCTATTGATATGTATGATGGTCACAACTCACTCGTGACCCAACAGTCCTTTTCTGGCGG GTTTGACGACATTGACCTTCCCTCTGCAGTGAAGTACCTGATGGCTGGTGACCCCAACCTGCAAGTGCTGGGAGCTGCTTATATCCAGCACAAGTGCTATAGTGACAATGATGCCAAGAAACAG GCTCGCAGCCTGCAAGCTGTGTCCAAGCTGGTGAAGCTTTTCAACAACTCCAACCAAGAGGTGCAGCGCCATGCCACTGGTGCTATGCGCAATCTTATCTATGACAATGCTGAAAATAAGCTGGCGCTGGTGGAGGAAAATGGCATTTATGAGCTGATGCGCACTTTGCGTGAGCAAGATGATGAGCTACGCAAGAATGTTACAG GCATCCTCTGGAATCTGTCCTCCAGCGATACCCTTAAGGACCGCCTGGCCCGAGACACCTTGGAGCAACTCACAGATCTGATCTTGATTCCTCTCTCTGGCTCAGGCACCGCTGCAGTTATCCAGCAGAATGCCTCTGAGGCAGAAATTTTCTACAATTCTACCGGCTTCCTCAG aaatctCAGCTCTGCCAGCCAGCAAACTCGGCAGAAGATGCGTGAGTGCCATGGGCTGGTGGACTCCATGGTCAATTACATTAACAGCTCACTGGAAGTGGGAAAGTCTGAGGACAAA AGTGTAGAAAATGCCGTCTGTGTACTGCGCAATCTGTCCTACCGCCTGTATGATGAAATGCCTCCTTCCTCACTCCAGCGACTGGAAGGCCAAAGGAGGAATGATGGGGCATCCATGACAAGTGAGCTGGTGGGCTGCTTCAGCCCGCAGAGTAAAAAGGCCCGAGAG CTCTACTTGAATTCAGATATTGTGACCTTCACAGAGGTGTCTAAGGATCCCAAGGGGATGGAGTGGCTCTGGAACCCCCAGATTATAGGTGTCTATaacaggctgctgcagagatGTGAGTTAAACAAGCACACCACAGAGGCAGCCTCTGGGGCGCTTCAGAACATTACAGCTGGAGACCGGAGG TGGGCTGGTGTTCTCAGCAGAGTGGCATTGGAACAAGAGAGGATCCTGAACCCAGTACTGGATAGAGTCCGCACAGCTGACCATCACCAGCTTCGTTCACTGACAGGGCTGATTCGCAACCTGTCCCGGAATGCACGCAACAAGGATGAGATGT CAACTAAGGTGGTGAGCCATCTAATTGAGAAGCTCCCAGGGAGCCTGAGTGACAAGTGGCCCCCAACAGATGTCGTCGTCAATATTATTGCAGTGCTAAACAACTTGGTTGTGGAAAGCCCCATTGCTGCACGTGATATTGTCTACTTTGATGGCCTGCGTAAACTTTTCTTCATCAAAAAGAAAAGGGACAG CTCTGAAAGTGAGAAATCATCCAGAGCAGCTTCCAGCCTCCTGACCAACATGTGGCAGTATAGCAAGCTTCATCGGGACTATAAGACG